GTATCATGTACTAAAAGAACAACAATTGGATGTTGAAATTTTGGCTGAAGAAGTTCTAGAGGTTGAACAGGTTCCACCTGTAcctgaacaacttccacctataCCTCAAGTTGATATTGTACTAGAAACAGAGGATGAAGGCATTGCTGATATACCACCATCCCAAAGATTGTTGAGAACAAAGAGGCCTTCAGAGAGAATTGCTTTAATTCAGACTGGAAAGAAAGTTGTTGGAAAGAAGGTTGTTGGTCCAGGTTGTAGTAGGTTGGACCCTGTTTCTTTGGAGTAGATTAGGGTGCACAAGGTTAAGGGTTGATGGGCAAGGTTTATGTTAGCATTTTTTGTATTAAGTAATGGGTACCCTAAAGTAATCCCCTTTTTGTATATGGTACACCCAAACACTACCCCTTTTGTAAATGGGATGGGTAAAAATTGGCAACATGTATGGCTTTTGTTGGTAACAATTTATGTAATTTTGATATGGTGTTTATGGACATCTTTTAGTAGCTGGTAAAAATATGTATAGTATTGGTAGTTTGGTCCTTTCTGTTTTGTTCACTAGTTTGTTACATAAAGTAAAGGTAGTTTGGTCCTTTCTGTTTTGGTCACTAGTTTGTTACATAAGGTAAGGGTAGTTTGGTCCTTTATGTTTTGGTCACTAGTTTGTTACATAAGGTAAGGGTAGTTTGGTCCTTTATGTTTTGGTCACTAGTTTGTTACATAAGGTAAGGTTAGTTTGGTCTACTAGCATCATATAGTATCATACTTGCAATTCATAGTCATAaacatatacatatcaaaattggTCAACATTGGACGATACAAACTTCAAGTTAATACATCAATACATACACACAAAAATGGTCAACATTGGACCTTAATCGACATTAATTCATACTTAAAGACTTACCATAACTTCTTCCTACTTATGCCTTATACACCATCCAAATCAAAATCCCTACCGCGACTAGTAAATAACAAGCAAACCAAGCACAACCCTAACAAGAAATACCAAACTTATCTCACCATGATGTGTAACACCCGGAAACCATAAGGCTAATTATGGAAAGATAATATGCAAATTGAAAgtttactcgtcgagtccaagggggataactcgatgagtagaaatAAGTTTTTGGGACGCGGGTTGagaaaccaactcgacgagttggggaggaccaactcgaagagttggtatgggtttgggaaaccctagattcagggttttgcaccctatttaagcatcttaatctccactttatggcctcatttccagcctctagTGTCCAAACCCgaatccacgaaaccctaatgcttgtgagccatttttgagtgaaccttgtgtgatttgaagcttgtagaagaagaagaagctagagGATTCCAAGAGAAGATTGTAAATCCAGAAGCAACATCCCATCCTCATCGTTTTCTGGTAATCAATCCTCTAACTTGTCTAGTAGtctcttagatctccttatttCACATtatgagggtttttggtccaagaagcttagCCCTAGGGAAATGGACATCCCAAGTGGCTTATCTTTCAGATGTGggatctagaaggggtttcatggcataaaggtgcaaaatttatgaccatggaagccccatgcaagctttaaggtgctgttatggccttttaagccccgaaaggccatgcatggaaggaaagccTGAGATTTTACGTGTTCAAATGATGTTTAAGGCCTAGATCTATGTCATTATGATTTAGCTTGGAATATTATGGATTTTTGGACAAAGATCTATGTACTAAAgaactagggttttagctaaacccattaagaaggactagTAGTgggtaaaattggaaactttacccttaagaagGCTCTTTCAGTATGTAGAAGGAGTATGGAGCTTTGATCTGGAGAGTAgaggcttaatctgttaagatggcccaaacagactatgggactcgtcgagtccatagaggaactcgacgagttgggtcgtgaTGTCCCGATCCAGTTTAAGGTAAAACTTGACGAGTCtgtgaagggactcgacaagttgattcACCAAATCATGACTATGAGTAGCCAGGGAACTTGCCGAGTCAGGGGGTgagtcgacgagttgagtcgtaatTTCAGGATTCTGAtttatagaactcgacgagttgatggagcaactcggcgagttgagtcaactcggggtgttgactttgactttgaccaagcatTGACTTTGATTccaatgtcgggcgaggcccgaggaaggTTATTACGTATGTTTCCAAACtacggttcgatgtcgggtggtacccgaggaaggaatgcatgtttagttatactttttgtctttgtgatacttgtatgtacctGGTAGGGAGGCGAgtatgggcgggggcccgtatctcatcactagctgagtgtggacggggttccatatctcattattagcagagtaggggcggggcccaagataggcAGGGCCTTGAGACTAGCACTTATAGTGTTGTGTTTGTCTGTTATGTActagcatgattatatgttattgtttgtaTGCGTATAGCGGGCTGGGACCAAAGACAGGCAGGGCCTAatagaaacatatatgtataccgagcgagaCTCGATGCCAGGCAGGGCTTGATGTCGGATccgtccgatgtcgggcggggcttgAGGTAGCAGGCTAGGCCCAATGTATGTTGATATGTGcttatttgtatggtatgtggtagcttggggagactcactaagcttcacgcttatagttttcagttttggtttctggtACTTCCACTAGctaggggaagagctcgggatgactacatgacacacaccacaacttttagcctaggatgatttactctgataatttgataaatgatttttatacaatatttttttatgatgATTTGAGATACATGAATTATGATCTTTATTATGATGTTATATGAATTTTGGTTTTCTTAAATGAatttaaaacgaaaattttggactgtatttttgggatgttacatgatgaGGGTTCGCTTTTCCCTGTCCAATGCTTTTTTTCTTCTTTACCACAACTTCAATCAGAAGTACCTTGTACCATGGACTTACTTCGCCATCATACAATTCAAAGTAGCCACAGTCTTCAATTTCATCAGGCCAGTACATGCACCCAAAGTATCTTCTACCAGGATTCTTCTCACTTGTTGATATCTCCATTGGGGCTGCTAGTCCACAGTAGCACGTCCTGGAGGGACCATTGTTTGACTTGTTTACCCCACTTGTTGATCCAGCTAATCGAGACGACAACACCATTGTACAATCCTTGTGAAGAACTGAGAAGAAAAAGTGAAGATCGATTTAGGGTATATAGGTAATAAGAGTTGAGGCTGTTAGGGTTCATTTATAAAGGCTCAACTGCTATGTAGGATCTAAGTTGGATGCCATATAAGCTAATGGCCTAGTCAGCAAAGTGAAAACCGGTTGAACTGAAGGCAACCGGTAATATGGTTACATTTAGGAAAAAATCAATAGCACGGTGTCAAAATTGAGACAAAAAAATAGtgtcaaattaaatttttttgtataaacttaatgttttttgtGCTATTTACCAAATTAATTAGGTTGTTTATTTGGATGGAAAATACAAATATTGGCGGATTGCATAAGAAATATTGGATGCTGTAGTGCTTTCGACTCAATGGGTGCTATGAAGGTTTTGCCAATGCATTAGAGCACCCGGTATGGGTCTCGTTGAGCCTCAACGAGGCTGATGTGGACGCCCAAAACGGCGTTGCATCTCGTTGCACACCACCCCTGCTTCTCGTTTTGGTGTTGTTCGTTGCTCCTCGTTGCTGGCATAACGTCCCATAACGCAagtttctttctttcttcctCTTTCTTTTCTctgtttttcttatttttttcttcGCCTCAACGAGGTTAaaactgggaataccatcccctCAAGAAGTCATGAAGAGTTGCAGGTGACGTGACAGCGTTGTGGATGGGAATTGGTGTGACCCATACCCAATGCTCTTATTATTTCATCCCAACAAACCGAAGAAGACCTTTTACTTTGGAAAGAAATATTTAATCAATAGTATTTTTGGATTTATAATAGAAGCATGAAACATAAAGTAAAGTAGATTAAGATAACTTCAAAATCCAACtctaactttgttttctatataatatatttttttatacaatCTTCtacctttccaaaaaaaaatcccAATTAATGATTACGAACTCTACGGAAAAAAATTTATATGACACTCTTATAATATACGAGTTATGATCCTTATATGAGTTGGTATAGATTTATATGAAATGGCAAacacattttatttttattttgtgtcaCCTTTGTTTTCTTCTTTGATAAAGACCAacaatttgtttttgttattaAAGTTGCCAACAAACAAAccatacatgttttttttttctttctaatttttctttttacaattttaaacttaatgtattaattaaaaattaaaaattataggAATTGGTTCCGATATAATACATTCGGGTCTAGGGATTAGAACAAGTGAGATATCTATAGTTGCATAACCATGTTTTAgttcatagttttttttttttttttttttttttttttttattttcttttctaaCTATTGCTAATTGTTTATAAAATTTACGATGCTCTAAAAAAAATAACATGTGTTTCAAaccttacaataataataatttgtgTCGTCAAAAATGCCAATAAAATTTCCGTCATTCaaataaaaaacaacaacaaataTGCATTCGAAGCCTTAAAATAACAATAATGCTCTTATTACTTGGTTTATTAGTCATCAGCGGATTTAAGTGGTTTTCAGGGGGTCCTGAGCCACTATTCGATTTCAGCTCGTTAGtgaagtattttattattattattattattattattattattattattattatttgtatttgtattaaaGTACACTctctataaaaatataaaaatatgtgtCACTACTAGTTTATAGGTCCATAAAAAACATGGTGCTAATACTGCTGTAAGTTCTTGCGTCCACCACTATCGGTCATATAACAAGTATGTAGTTTTTCATTGTAGGTTTATCAAACTACTCCTCGATTTTTAAAGCTTAAAATAAAACTTCAATTTTATAAAgggaataattttttttaaaacggaAACACTTAAAAAAAcatgtttaataaatatttatattttttcttaGAAATAATATTAATTGTAAGCTATAATTTATAAACTAGATTTCAATATGATGGTTCTTTAAATTCAATAAGGTAAATTTTCATACACAATAAACGGAATTTGTATTTTAGTTAGTCTTATGTTTCCatcttattttataaaattttaactaCATTTCTTGTATTTGTGTTCTTTAAATTCAATAAGGTAAAATTTCATACACAATAAACGGAATTTGTATTTTAATTAGTCTAATGTTTTcatcttatttatttttttttttataaatttttagcTAAATTTCTTGTATTTGTATTTACATTGTGTATAAATAGAAAACATAAAATACAACAatcatataaataattatatattgtaTAATTTACCTTATTAAAAGCATACTAGCTTCAATATTCCATGCCTTGCTTTTACGCACTCCCAAAAGGCTCTCTTTTATCTCATCACTACACATGTATATAACTCCTTTTCCTGCTCCATCACTTACTAAACTTCTCCTTCAATGGATTGCTTTCCTATCATATCTTAGAATTCCAATAAAAAGCAATGGAATTCAATTCCATTCATCATCTATTTCCCAAATTATCATCTCCTTGCTCACATCCTCTTTTCTCCATCATTGTAACTCTTTACACCTTAATTCTTCTTTACATTCCATCTTTTTTCATATCAATAGCTTTATCTCCTGTTCTTAATTCCACGGGAATCATACTCATTTCTCTTCTCAGATTAGGTGTGAACAACTTAGAAAAAGAATCAAGAGTTTTAGATTCCAGTGACAATGAGAGATTGGCAAAGGAATCCAACTCTTTGGAATCAAGAGTTCTTGATTGCAACGACAACCATTCCAACCTTATTTCGTATTCAAAATTTGCTCCAGAATCTAAATCTTTGGAATCAAGACTTATCGACTTCCTAGCCCAAAACCAAACCCATGCAGAATTTGATCCTGAATCTGGTTTAGACTTGGAATGCAATGAAACCCATGTGGAGTTTGAGCATAACACGAGATTGGAGTCCAATTCCATGGAATCAGTGCAAGCGATTGAAGAAGGAGGGCCTACATACGAGCCTAAATCTGTTTTAGACTTGGAATGCAATGAAACCTATGTGAAATTTCAGCATGATATGGTATTGGAATCCAATTCCATTGAATCATCACAGGTGATTAAACAAGGGCCTAAATACGAGCCTAAATCTGGTTTAGGCTTGGAATGCAATGAAACTCATGTGAAGTACGAGCATGATATGGGATTGGAGTCTAATTCCATGGAATCAACACAACCGATTGTAGAAAGAGGGTCAACATACGAGCCTAAATCTGGTTTGGAGTTGGAATGCAATGAAACCCATGTGGAGTTTGAGCATGACATGGGATTGGAGTCCAATTCCATGGAATCATTACAAGCTATTGAAGAAGAAGGGCCAACATACAAGCCAAAATCTGGTTTAGACTTGGAATGCAATGAAACCCATGTGGAGTTTGAGCATGAAATGGTATTCGAATCCAATTCCATTGAatcatcacatgtgattgaaggaGGGCCCACTTACGAGCCTAAATCTAGTTTAGACTTGGAATGCAATGAAACCCATGTGAAGTACGAGCATGATATGGGATTGGAATTCACTTCCACGGAATCACCACAAGCGGTTGAAGGGGGGCCAAAAATAATGGAAACGGGTGGCAAACAAATAGATACAACAATGGCGTTTCTTGAATGGAACATGAGAGCACCATTGGAGATCATATATGAAGCAtacgaaggagaagaagaagatgatgaagagaGTAATGAAAATCATGAGGTTTCCAATGATAAACATGATGTGGGTTACGAAAGATATCCATCTTTATTGATGTATTATCCGGATAGTGAGACAGATAGCTCCTCA
The genomic region above belongs to Lactuca sativa cultivar Salinas chromosome 4, Lsat_Salinas_v11, whole genome shotgun sequence and contains:
- the LOC111892401 gene encoding uncharacterized protein LOC111892401 — encoded protein: MEFNSIHHLFPKLSSPCSHPLFSIIVTLYTLILLYIPSFFISIALSPVLNSTGIILISLLRLGVNNLEKESRVLDSSDNERLAKESNSLESRVLDCNDNHSNLISYSKFAPESKSLESRLIDFLAQNQTHAEFDPESGLDLECNETHVEFEHNTRLESNSMESVQAIEEGGPTYEPKSVLDLECNETYVKFQHDMVLESNSIESSQVIKQGPKYEPKSGLGLECNETHVKYEHDMGLESNSMESTQPIVERGSTYEPKSGLELECNETHVEFEHDMGLESNSMESLQAIEEEGPTYKPKSGLDLECNETHVEFEHEMVFESNSIESSHVIEGGPTYEPKSSLDLECNETHVKYEHDMGLEFTSTESPQAVEGGPKIMETGGKQIDTTMAFLEWNMRAPLEIIYEAYEGEEEDDEESNENHEVSNDKHDVGYERYPSLLMYYPDSETDSSSDGDFPMNEKWETHESVFFKWEDEEEEREELIEISLDHYGKRSIECCHVEEDNLIEIDLFGTRS